The Xenorhabdus doucetiae genome has a window encoding:
- the seqA gene encoding replication initiation negative regulator SeqA: MKTIEVDEDLYRFIASQTLHIGESASDILRRILKLDAGQPVQITEPANDPAPVVKTPAARSRDAVRVIRELLLSDEYAEKKKSVERFMLTLSTLYSLNSESFTKATESMHGRTRTYFAGDEHTLLASGKQTKPRHIPGTPFWVITNTNTDRKRSMIEHIMQDMKFPANLIERVCGTI; this comes from the coding sequence ATGAAAACGATAGAAGTTGATGAAGACCTTTACCGCTTTATTGCAAGCCAAACTCTGCATATCGGTGAAAGTGCATCTGATATTTTACGGCGCATATTGAAGTTGGACGCCGGGCAGCCAGTACAAATCACAGAGCCTGCCAACGACCCTGCACCTGTTGTTAAGACCCCGGCTGCCCGTTCCCGTGATGCTGTCCGCGTTATTCGTGAATTATTGCTTTCTGATGAGTACGCTGAAAAGAAAAAATCGGTTGAGCGTTTTATGCTGACCCTGTCTACACTGTATAGCCTGAACAGCGAGAGTTTCACCAAAGCAACGGAATCGATGCACGGCCGTACTCGTACCTATTTCGCCGGTGATGAGCACACTTTATTAGCCAGCGGTAAGCAAACCAAGCCTCGTCATATTCCCGGCACTCCTTTTTGGGTGATCACCAATACCAATACTGACCGTAAACGCAGCATGATTGAACATATCATGCAGGATATGAAGTTTCCGGCAAATTTGATTGAGAGAGTGTGTGGCACTATTTAA
- a CDS encoding inositol monophosphatase family protein, whose translation MLQIALEAVNTLREKTQDAFGGAGLFDYKPDRSVVTQTDLMLEAEIRDIFGKRSPGVPIWGEEFGLNGAEEFESGWIIDPIDGTRAFLYGIPLFSTLIAFVEQGEPVVGVMSFPAISTVVYAAKGEGCWMSIEGKPLRQLKITQNSPETVEQAVIAASGIHSTRYHLADGKVAYNLESLVKSARDFTFVNDAYQHAMVAAGRLHCAIDTLMKPWDSAAILPCIKEAGGDFCTLNGSREKVIFGGSLVSACTPKLLDSVVRIMNPSITAD comes from the coding sequence ATGTTGCAAATAGCCCTTGAAGCAGTAAACACGCTAAGAGAAAAGACTCAGGATGCTTTTGGCGGTGCGGGATTGTTTGATTACAAACCCGATCGTTCCGTTGTTACCCAAACTGATTTAATGCTGGAAGCAGAAATTCGGGATATATTTGGAAAACGTAGCCCTGGTGTGCCAATTTGGGGAGAAGAGTTTGGCTTGAATGGGGCGGAAGAATTTGAATCGGGGTGGATCATTGATCCTATTGATGGGACAAGAGCATTTTTATATGGCATTCCGTTATTCAGTACCTTGATTGCTTTTGTTGAACAAGGCGAACCTGTGGTTGGGGTAATGAGTTTTCCGGCAATTTCAACCGTTGTTTATGCGGCAAAAGGTGAAGGTTGTTGGATGAGTATCGAAGGTAAACCGTTGCGCCAACTCAAGATCACCCAAAATTCTCCGGAAACGGTAGAGCAGGCGGTGATCGCTGCCTCAGGGATACACAGCACCCGCTATCATCTTGCCGATGGGAAGGTCGCTTATAATTTAGAGTCATTGGTAAAATCGGCGCGTGATTTTACGTTTGTTAATGATGCCTACCAACACGCGATGGTGGCTGCCGGCCGTCTGCATTGTGCTATCGATACGTTAATGAAACCGTGGGATAGTGCTGCCATCCTGCCTTGCATTAAAGAAGCGGGTGGTGACTTTTGTACGCTAAATGGCAGTCGGGAAAAAGTTATATTTGGTGGCAGCTTGGTATCGGCATGTACGCCAAAATTGCTTGATAGTGTTGTGAGGATAATGAATCCATCGATTACTGCGGATTAA
- a CDS encoding class I SAM-dependent methyltransferase: protein MQEEIHYDSIGEGYEHFYNSVPQRKVEVRTLFDMVGDVQGKSVLDLACGYGYFGRELYHRGASKVVGVDISEKMIALAKKKSTEYGDNIEFHVANVSDMQLNEKFDIITATFLFHYAKSIVELESMFRSVANHLKPSGKLVAYMAAPDYQLEKGNCHNYGLNILSEEPLQGGFIHQVEFITTPPILLTFYRWDRETYKNAIHKAGFGHFEWRKPMVLESDIERYPAGFWDTYQQNCMHTGLTCWMP from the coding sequence ATGCAAGAAGAGATACATTATGATTCTATTGGGGAAGGTTATGAACACTTCTACAATTCTGTCCCCCAACGCAAAGTCGAAGTGCGCACTTTATTTGATATGGTCGGTGATGTTCAAGGAAAATCGGTTCTGGATTTAGCCTGTGGCTATGGTTATTTTGGTCGGGAATTATATCACCGTGGTGCATCAAAAGTCGTTGGGGTCGATATCTCTGAAAAAATGATCGCACTGGCCAAGAAAAAATCAACGGAATACGGCGATAACATTGAATTTCATGTCGCAAATGTGTCTGATATGCAATTAAATGAAAAATTCGATATTATCACCGCGACTTTCTTATTTCATTATGCCAAATCCATTGTAGAACTGGAAAGTATGTTTCGTTCTGTCGCTAATCACCTTAAACCTTCGGGTAAATTAGTCGCTTATATGGCTGCACCAGATTATCAATTAGAAAAAGGCAATTGCCATAATTATGGTTTGAATATTCTCAGCGAAGAACCCTTACAAGGTGGTTTCATTCACCAAGTGGAATTTATTACCACTCCCCCTATTCTATTAACTTTCTATCGCTGGGATCGTGAAACTTATAAAAATGCGATTCACAAAGCAGGTTTCGGTCATTTTGAATGGAGAAAACCGATGGTGTTAGAAAGTGATATTGAACGTTACCCTGCGGGTTTTTGGGATACTTACCAACAAAATTGTATGCATACGGGACTGACCTGTTGGATGCCATAG
- a CDS encoding AAA family ATPase — protein MKPITNHDHLSRVKIIGYKSIEKCDLQMGCLNVLIGANGAGKSNFISFFHLIAVMLDHRLQSLVGKKGGPDTLLHFGRKKTESMNAELYFGHNGYKFGLEPTNDNRMMFQHESLFCDIKGDYDIGAGHFESHVDKHQANVGGYTLPTMLRWRVYHFHDTSDSAKVKQTHRINDNDYLRADGANLAAFLYRLQKHHHLHYKRIIKTIQMVAPFFGDFYLRPTPDNADYIQLEWTEKEQDIPFKASELSDGTLRFMLLTTVLLQPENYMPGSIIIDEPELGLHPYAINVLAGLIKNASNKHQLIISTQSVELVNQFDADDLIVVDKQQGTSTFNRLNNETLSEWLEDYSLGELWKKNLLGGRPQR, from the coding sequence ATGAAACCAATAACTAATCATGATCACTTAAGCAGAGTTAAGATAATAGGCTACAAATCTATCGAAAAATGTGATTTACAAATGGGGTGCCTGAATGTCCTCATCGGAGCCAATGGTGCCGGAAAATCCAATTTTATCAGCTTTTTCCACTTGATCGCCGTCATGCTTGATCATCGTTTACAATCTCTCGTTGGCAAAAAGGGGGGACCCGATACCTTGTTGCATTTTGGACGTAAAAAAACGGAGTCCATGAATGCTGAACTTTATTTTGGTCACAATGGCTATAAATTTGGACTAGAGCCCACCAATGATAATCGTATGATGTTTCAACATGAATCACTCTTTTGTGACATCAAGGGCGATTACGATATTGGTGCCGGGCACTTTGAATCTCATGTTGATAAGCATCAGGCCAACGTTGGGGGTTATACTTTACCTACCATGCTCCGTTGGCGGGTATATCATTTTCATGATACAAGCGATAGTGCCAAAGTTAAACAAACCCATCGTATTAATGATAATGACTATTTACGGGCAGATGGCGCTAATTTAGCCGCATTTTTATATCGTTTGCAAAAACATCATCACCTGCATTACAAACGGATTATTAAAACCATTCAAATGGTCGCTCCCTTTTTTGGTGATTTTTATTTACGCCCCACGCCGGATAATGCCGATTATATTCAACTTGAATGGACAGAAAAAGAACAGGATATTCCCTTTAAAGCCAGTGAGTTATCCGATGGTACTTTGCGCTTTATGCTATTGACGACGGTGTTGCTGCAACCCGAAAACTATATGCCTGGCTCAATTATTATTGATGAACCAGAGCTCGGACTTCACCCTTATGCCATCAACGTACTGGCTGGTCTAATTAAAAATGCCAGCAATAAACACCAACTGATTATTTCTACCCAATCAGTTGAGCTGGTTAATCAATTTGATGCTGACGATTTGATTGTTGTCGATAAACAACAAGGAACATCCACCTTTAACCGCCTGAATAATGAAACTCTTTCAGAATGGCTTGAAGACTACAGCCTTGGTGAATTATGGAAGAAAAATTTACTCGGAGGGAGACCACAACGATGA
- a CDS encoding FAD/NAD(P)-binding protein — MMSFQKRSLAIVGGGAAGVTTFIAAVQHRAAQVIYIVDPGPIGPGMAFFNLDGDILCNTSVDTMSVVSDNPLDFLDYLHEHGHAVTPESFVPRQWVGNYLNERFSEFSAIARQAGIDVFHVPHLFRQLKVNSHRRYTLWYGDVLAPKPLEVTDVIFCTGFGASRIPDALKPHLAHPTFIHCPYPETGMLTKIPTKSRVLVIGSKLSAIDAAILLCREGHHVTMTSPSGDIPAVRSRFMRSSGAFFEHKSMTSIMTHKGNQSTNFFPDSLKHAYLKYFRRTLNKYTKIPWREQFSNANSYRERLREEISIAEQGKSQWQDITVNFMDVINEIHLTDKTYFDGTFHPNVEKMLHRYITAIALPNARKLLHYMDSDVLTIQQGAILNVVVEEGEKGAWLVNLGQDYQRFDAVVTAVGYHRPYFVIDENGQLEIDAYGHRSECAVSISPEMAASHPYFKEKESIWFVGTPAHRRLWVPNALVVVANIATRVINNMRRIDIPVASTVGNHEKDLVISK; from the coding sequence ATGATGTCTTTTCAAAAAAGAAGTCTTGCAATTGTAGGAGGTGGTGCGGCGGGAGTGACGACATTCATCGCGGCAGTACAACACCGTGCGGCACAAGTCATTTATATCGTTGATCCTGGACCTATTGGTCCAGGCATGGCATTTTTCAATTTGGATGGCGATATACTCTGCAACACCTCCGTCGATACGATGTCAGTCGTATCAGATAACCCTTTGGATTTTCTAGATTACCTGCATGAACATGGTCATGCCGTTACACCGGAATCTTTCGTGCCACGGCAATGGGTAGGAAACTATCTGAATGAAAGATTTTCAGAATTTAGCGCTATTGCTCGTCAGGCCGGTATTGATGTTTTTCATGTGCCTCATTTATTTAGGCAATTGAAGGTAAACTCACATCGTCGTTATACGCTTTGGTACGGTGATGTCCTGGCACCTAAACCGCTGGAGGTGACTGACGTTATTTTCTGCACAGGTTTTGGCGCTTCTCGCATTCCTGACGCTTTGAAACCACACTTGGCTCATCCAACTTTTATTCATTGTCCCTATCCAGAGACAGGTATGTTAACCAAAATACCCACGAAATCACGGGTATTGGTTATCGGAAGTAAACTTTCGGCAATCGATGCGGCTATTCTGCTTTGCCGTGAAGGCCATCATGTCACCATGACATCGCCGTCAGGAGATATTCCCGCTGTTCGTTCGCGATTTATGCGCAGCTCTGGCGCCTTCTTTGAGCATAAAAGCATGACATCAATAATGACCCATAAAGGAAATCAATCGACAAACTTTTTTCCTGATTCATTGAAGCATGCGTATCTCAAATATTTTCGCCGTACTTTGAATAAGTACACAAAAATACCCTGGCGAGAACAGTTTTCTAATGCCAATAGTTATCGAGAGCGTCTTCGTGAAGAAATATCGATTGCAGAGCAAGGAAAAAGCCAATGGCAAGATATCACAGTCAATTTTATGGATGTCATTAACGAAATACACCTAACAGATAAAACCTATTTTGATGGTACGTTTCATCCCAACGTTGAAAAAATGCTTCACCGATATATTACCGCCATTGCTTTGCCCAATGCACGAAAGCTCCTGCACTATATGGATAGTGATGTTCTTACCATTCAGCAAGGCGCCATTCTAAATGTCGTCGTAGAGGAGGGAGAAAAAGGGGCTTGGTTAGTCAATTTAGGGCAAGATTATCAACGGTTTGATGCAGTTGTTACTGCGGTTGGTTATCACCGCCCTTATTTCGTCATTGACGAGAACGGGCAACTTGAGATTGACGCTTACGGACATCGTTCAGAATGCGCAGTATCAATCTCGCCAGAAATGGCGGCCAGCCATCCCTACTTTAAGGAAAAGGAAAGTATTTGGTTTGTCGGAACACCTGCACACAGGCGGTTATGGGTACCCAATGCCTTGGTCGTGGTTGCAAATATAGCGACTCGGGTGATTAACAATATGAGGAGAATCGATATTCCGGTCGCATCAACCGTCGGCAACCATGAAAAAGATCTGGTCATCAGCAAATAA
- a CDS encoding class I SAM-dependent methyltransferase translates to MKDNILYNPIAHLYESFSDAGAQIKIETRTIFNLAGDIEGKSVLDLACGYGLFSRECKSRGAAKVIGVDISDKMIEIAKNKSQQSGDGIEFHVRDVSKMESFGKFDLIVAAWLFCHAESLEQLENMFRVIADHLKPSGKLIAYTFEPDYRLEKGNYKNYCINVLSEEPIKETTLVKAEFLTTPPSPFTMYRWNREQYKDAIIKAGLTQFEWHKPMLLESDIESYPPGFWDIFQKNCLDAALVCQR, encoded by the coding sequence ATGAAAGATAACATCTTATATAATCCTATTGCACATCTTTATGAGAGTTTTTCCGACGCCGGCGCCCAAATTAAAATAGAAACTCGAACCATCTTCAATTTGGCGGGGGATATAGAAGGCAAATCAGTATTAGATTTAGCATGTGGATATGGTCTATTTAGTCGGGAATGCAAAAGCCGCGGTGCTGCAAAAGTGATTGGTGTCGATATATCAGATAAAATGATAGAAATTGCCAAGAACAAATCGCAACAATCTGGCGATGGTATAGAATTTCATGTCAGGGATGTCAGCAAGATGGAATCATTTGGTAAATTTGACCTGATAGTTGCAGCCTGGTTATTCTGCCATGCGGAATCACTTGAACAACTTGAAAATATGTTTCGTGTCATTGCCGATCATCTTAAGCCTTCCGGTAAACTCATTGCTTATACATTTGAACCTGATTATCGCTTAGAAAAAGGGAACTATAAAAATTATTGTATAAACGTTCTGAGTGAAGAACCAATAAAAGAAACAACCCTTGTAAAGGCTGAATTTCTTACTACCCCACCCAGCCCTTTCACTATGTATCGCTGGAACCGAGAACAGTATAAAGATGCAATTATTAAAGCAGGTTTAACACAATTTGAATGGCACAAGCCAATGTTGTTGGAGAGCGATATTGAGAGCTATCCTCCGGGTTTTTGGGATATTTTCCAGAAAAACTGTCTTGATGCCGCTCTTGTTTGTCAACGCTAA
- the ybfF gene encoding esterase: MKSNRQLNYHFHTPENPQSSTPIVLIHGLFGDLNNLGILGRDLQQYYPVIQIDVRNHGISPRMENMDYRDMAQDVLQLLDELNVSKAVIIGHSMGGKIAMTMTAMAPERIEKIVVIDMAPVAYPVRRHDRIFAALNNVTASGVQTRQAATEIMRQDIREDGVIQFLLKSFRQGEWKFNLPVLQKEYEKIIGWETIPAWHEPALFIRGGNSDYITETYRENIISQFPQATAWVVVGCGHWVHAEKPEAVLRAIHRFLGTK; the protein is encoded by the coding sequence ATGAAGTCAAATCGTCAATTAAATTATCATTTCCACACACCGGAAAATCCGCAATCATCAACGCCCATTGTCCTGATTCATGGGCTTTTTGGGGATTTAAACAATCTGGGGATCTTGGGGCGCGATTTACAGCAATATTATCCGGTGATCCAAATCGATGTGCGTAACCACGGTATTTCCCCACGGATGGAAAACATGGATTACCGCGATATGGCACAGGATGTCCTGCAACTCCTTGATGAGCTGAATGTATCCAAGGCGGTGATTATCGGGCATTCCATGGGGGGGAAAATCGCCATGACTATGACGGCAATGGCACCAGAACGGATTGAAAAAATCGTCGTGATTGATATGGCTCCCGTCGCTTATCCCGTCCGCCGCCATGACCGCATTTTTGCCGCACTGAACAACGTCACGGCATCTGGAGTACAAACCCGGCAAGCCGCGACAGAAATTATGCGTCAGGATATTCGGGAAGACGGCGTGATTCAATTTCTGCTGAAATCGTTCCGTCAAGGGGAATGGAAATTTAACCTGCCGGTTTTGCAAAAAGAGTACGAGAAGATTATCGGTTGGGAAACTATTCCCGCATGGCATGAACCCGCCCTGTTTATTCGCGGCGGAAATTCAGATTATATTACTGAAACCTATCGTGAAAATATTATCAGCCAATTTCCCCAAGCAACCGCATGGGTTGTCGTCGGTTGTGGGCATTGGGTTCATGCAGAAAAACCTGAGGCGGTACTCAGGGCAATTCATCGCTTTTTAGGCACAAAATAA
- a CDS encoding EamA family transporter yields MSTWLIYALLSALTAALVAIFGKIGLQNLDANTATAIRAVIMALFLVGVVIVQGKLNLISEIMANRKALLFILLSGIAGALSWLFYFLAIKHGKVSQVAPIDKLSVVFAVILAVILFGEKISLIAAAGVALITIGALMVALG; encoded by the coding sequence ATGAGTACATGGCTGATTTATGCCTTACTCTCCGCGCTAACCGCGGCACTGGTGGCTATTTTTGGCAAAATTGGCTTGCAAAATTTAGATGCCAATACGGCAACGGCCATTCGGGCGGTCATTATGGCGCTGTTTTTGGTCGGCGTGGTCATTGTGCAGGGAAAATTGAATCTTATCAGTGAGATTATGGCCAATCGCAAGGCGCTGCTGTTTATCCTGTTAAGCGGAATAGCCGGCGCGCTTTCTTGGTTATTCTATTTTCTGGCGATCAAACATGGCAAAGTTTCCCAAGTGGCGCCTATCGATAAACTCAGCGTGGTATTTGCGGTCATTCTGGCGGTGATCCTGTTTGGGGAGAAAATTTCGCTGATAGCTGCCGCAGGCGTCGCACTCATTACCATCGGGGCGTTGATGGTCGCTTTGGGGTAA
- a CDS encoding methyltransferase, translating into MNTLNYNDTAIISNDTSSALHLLHQTMGYTYQAALRAATVLGVADHLIDGSKTVYELAQAVGAQEQQLHRVLRLLATRNIFHEIEEKRFALTPAAEFLRTDVNNSLRAAVLMLTDKTFWQPLGEVVESVRGNPAFKHIYGLPFFDYWAQTGMPADDFHVGMSSMSKVENLFLVHSYDFPKNATVVDVAGGFGGLLLRVLQDNTTLRGILFDRQHVLDRHELGALGDDTRWELASGDFFESCPQGDIYLLKYIMHDWPDEQCISILRNCRKAMAPNGRVLVMDPVIPDGNISHAGKEMDLLCMGIYEGGRERTRGELQQLLTRAGLKLNRVIDTGCYVSIVEAIAE; encoded by the coding sequence ATGAACACACTCAATTATAACGACACAGCAATTATTTCCAACGATACATCATCCGCTTTACACCTACTTCATCAAACAATGGGTTACACCTATCAAGCTGCACTTCGTGCGGCTACCGTTCTCGGTGTCGCCGACCATTTAATTGATGGATCAAAAACCGTGTATGAGCTGGCCCAAGCCGTCGGGGCCCAAGAGCAACAGCTACACCGGGTACTGCGGTTACTTGCCACGCGGAACATCTTTCACGAGATTGAAGAAAAACGGTTTGCACTCACACCGGCAGCCGAATTCTTACGCACAGACGTCAACAATTCCCTGCGAGCCGCAGTCTTGATGCTGACTGACAAGACATTTTGGCAACCGCTCGGTGAAGTTGTAGAAAGCGTTCGCGGTAATCCAGCTTTCAAGCACATCTACGGCCTTCCTTTCTTTGATTATTGGGCGCAAACAGGTATGCCTGCTGATGACTTCCACGTCGGTATGTCCTCAATGTCAAAGGTGGAAAATCTGTTTCTGGTGCACAGTTATGACTTCCCGAAAAATGCAACCGTGGTCGACGTGGCCGGCGGATTTGGCGGCCTGTTACTGAGGGTGCTACAGGATAATACCACTCTGCGCGGTATCCTTTTCGACAGACAACACGTACTGGACAGGCACGAACTTGGGGCACTGGGTGATGATACGCGGTGGGAGCTTGCATCCGGCGACTTTTTCGAATCATGTCCTCAGGGTGATATCTACCTGCTCAAATACATTATGCACGACTGGCCTGACGAACAATGTATCAGCATTCTGCGTAACTGCCGGAAAGCTATGGCGCCTAACGGGCGGGTGCTGGTGATGGACCCGGTGATCCCTGATGGCAACATTTCGCACGCAGGTAAGGAAATGGATCTCCTCTGTATGGGGATCTACGAAGGAGGACGCGAGCGAACAAGGGGTGAGCTACAACAATTGTTGACTCGTGCAGGCTTGAAACTCAATCGTGTCATTGATACAGGTTGCTATGTATCGATTGTCGAAGCCATTGCCGAATAA
- the pgm gene encoding phosphoglucomutase (alpha-D-glucose-1,6-bisphosphate-dependent) has translation MAIHPRAGQLAQQYDLINVAQLTSQYYTLQPHSENPAHKVKFGTSGHRGSAGRNSFNESHILAIAQAIVEVRSQQGITGPCYVGKDTHALSEAAFISVLEVLTANGVDVVVQENNGFTPTPAISYAILCHNRQGKSLADGIVITPSHNPPEDGGIKYNPPNGGPADTDLTAIIEQRANELLAVGLNGVKCLPYEQALKSEYLHPQDLIDPYVTALGDVVDMAAIQQAGLKIGIDPLGGSGIAYWQRIGEYYHLDLTLVNDKVDQTFRFMTLDHDGVIRMDCSSRWAMAGLLELRGKFDLAFANDPDYDRHGIITPAGLMNPNHYLATAVDYLFRHRPQWQKNIAVGKTLVSSAMIDRVVADLGRELVEVPVGFKWFVDGLHQGSLGFGGEESAGASFLRFDGTPWSTDKDGMILCLLAAEMTAVTGENPQQRYDKLAARFGTPSYSRIQAPATHQQKALLSKLSPEMVKADILAGDPITARLTTASGNGASIGGLKVMSDNGWFAARPSGTEEAYKIYCESFLGAEHREKIEQEAQEIVNQVFAAG, from the coding sequence GTGGCCATTCATCCAAGAGCCGGGCAGCTCGCCCAGCAGTATGACTTAATCAATGTTGCCCAGCTCACTTCACAGTATTACACCTTACAACCCCATTCTGAAAACCCAGCGCATAAGGTCAAGTTCGGAACTTCCGGCCATCGTGGCAGCGCTGGGCGCAATAGTTTTAATGAATCACATATTCTGGCCATTGCTCAGGCCATTGTGGAAGTGCGTTCGCAACAGGGGATCACCGGGCCATGTTATGTGGGTAAAGATACCCATGCGCTTTCAGAAGCGGCCTTTATCTCCGTATTGGAAGTGTTAACGGCGAATGGTGTTGATGTGGTTGTGCAGGAGAATAATGGGTTTACGCCAACGCCTGCCATTTCCTATGCCATCTTATGTCACAATCGGCAGGGAAAAAGTCTGGCCGATGGTATCGTGATCACGCCATCCCATAATCCGCCGGAAGACGGTGGCATTAAATATAATCCGCCTAATGGCGGGCCGGCCGATACCGATCTGACGGCAATCATTGAGCAGCGTGCCAATGAATTACTGGCGGTTGGCCTCAATGGCGTCAAGTGCCTGCCTTATGAACAGGCATTAAAGAGTGAATATTTGCATCCTCAGGATTTGATTGATCCTTATGTTACTGCGCTGGGTGATGTTGTCGATATGGCTGCGATCCAGCAAGCAGGCTTAAAGATTGGTATTGATCCATTAGGCGGTTCAGGGATTGCCTACTGGCAGCGGATTGGCGAATATTACCATCTCGATCTGACACTGGTTAATGATAAAGTCGATCAAACATTCCGTTTTATGACACTGGATCATGATGGCGTGATCCGCATGGATTGCTCATCCCGTTGGGCTATGGCGGGGCTGCTGGAATTGCGGGGTAAATTTGATTTGGCCTTTGCCAATGATCCTGATTATGACCGTCATGGCATTATTACGCCGGCGGGTTTGATGAATCCTAACCATTATTTGGCAACGGCGGTTGATTACCTGTTCCGTCACCGTCCACAATGGCAGAAAAATATTGCCGTGGGTAAGACACTGGTTTCCAGCGCCATGATTGATCGTGTGGTCGCCGACTTGGGACGTGAATTAGTGGAAGTTCCCGTCGGTTTTAAATGGTTTGTGGATGGATTGCATCAAGGCAGTCTGGGCTTTGGCGGAGAAGAAAGTGCGGGGGCTTCTTTCCTGCGTTTTGACGGCACACCGTGGTCAACGGATAAAGACGGCATGATTCTTTGCCTGTTGGCGGCGGAAATGACCGCCGTGACGGGTGAGAATCCGCAGCAACGTTATGATAAATTGGCCGCCCGATTCGGTACGCCAAGCTATAGCCGCATTCAGGCTCCGGCGACGCATCAGCAAAAAGCCTTGCTGTCTAAACTGTCCCCGGAAATGGTTAAGGCCGATATCTTGGCCGGTGATCCGATTACCGCTCGTCTGACAACCGCATCGGGCAATGGGGCTTCCATTGGTGGCTTGAAAGTCATGAGTGACAACGGTTGGTTTGCTGCCCGTCCTTCTGGTACAGAAGAAGCCTATAAAATTTATTGTGAAAGTTTCCTCGGTGCCGAGCATCGTGAAAAAATTGAGCAAGAAGCGCAGGAAATCGTTAATCAGGTATTTGCTGCGGGTTGA
- a CDS encoding DUF4276 family protein codes for MIRINVFVEGQTEETFVRDVLTPYFVAQQIYLTPILAQTSPSQKGGITSYGKVKHQITRLCRQDPRAFVTTLIDYYGLPTDFPDYNEQQDNTANERVTKLEQAFADDIGQANFIPNLLLHEFEALLFCQPEKFADWLDDNAPIAALQAIKAQFVNPENINNRPQTAPSKRILAIIPNYHKTLHGPLIAGDIGLDVICSQCPHFNQWLNKIMALKVRP; via the coding sequence ATGATCCGTATCAACGTTTTTGTAGAAGGGCAAACGGAAGAAACTTTCGTGCGGGATGTATTAACCCCTTATTTTGTCGCACAACAAATTTACCTGACACCAATATTAGCGCAGACGAGCCCCAGTCAAAAAGGCGGGATTACGAGTTATGGCAAGGTGAAACACCAGATTACCCGTTTATGCCGACAAGATCCCAGGGCTTTTGTCACAACACTAATCGACTACTATGGTCTGCCTACGGATTTCCCTGATTATAACGAACAACAAGATAATACTGCTAATGAACGGGTAACAAAGCTGGAGCAAGCTTTCGCTGATGATATCGGACAGGCTAATTTTATTCCCAATCTGTTACTGCATGAATTTGAAGCGCTGCTATTTTGCCAACCCGAAAAATTTGCCGATTGGCTTGATGACAATGCGCCTATTGCCGCATTACAAGCCATAAAAGCTCAATTCGTTAACCCTGAAAATATCAATAACAGACCACAAACTGCGCCATCCAAGCGTATTTTGGCAATAATTCCCAATTACCATAAGACTTTGCATGGTCCACTTATCGCGGGTGATATTGGTTTGGATGTAATTTGCTCACAATGCCCGCATTTCAATCAGTGGTTAAATAAGATAATGGCTCTGAAGGTAAGACCCTGA